The DNA region CCACCACGCCCTGGGGCACATTCCGTGGGGAATCGCCGCCCAGGGGGCGCTCGTGGTGGCGCAGCTTTATGCGGCCCACGTCGTCGCGGCGCGCCTGTTCCCCGCCTTCGGCTACCGCGACCTGTCGGACGTGGCGGGGCTGCCTGTTCTGCTGCTCGTCCTTGCCGTTGCGGGCGCGCTGGGCGTGCCCGTCACCAGCCTCCTGAGCCGCCGGTTCGAGCGCGCCGCCGACCGCTTTGCCCTGGAGCAGACGCGCGCGCCCATCCCCTTCATGAGCGCCATGACCAGGCTCACGGACCAGAACCTGAGCGAATCCGACCCGCCGCGCTGGCTGCACCTGCTGATCGGCTCTCACCCCACGTACCGCGAGCGCGTCCGAATGGCGGAGGCCTGCGCGCCGGAGGATGCGGGCGCCGCAGCGCGCGCGCACGGCGAAGTCCCGCCCGTGAAGGTATGACTGTGCTGCTTTATCTTGTCCGCCACGGCCAGACGGACTGGAACCGCCTCCATCGCATCCAGGGCCACAGCGATACTCCGCTGAACGAGACGGGGCGCGCGCAGGCGCAGGCTCTTGCGCGCACCTTCGCCGAGAAGCCGCTGAGCGCTGTTTACTCCAGCCCGTTGCGCCGCGCCCGCGACACCGCCGAAGCCATCGCGCGCGTGCACCGCAGTCCCGATGAATCGGGACGGCACGGGCTGTCCGTCCGGACACTGGATGAACTTAAGGAACTGCAAGTGGGCGCGCTGGACGGCGTGACGCTCACCGAGATGCGGGAGCGGTACGGCGACTTTCTGGCGCGCTGGCGGCGGGATGCGTCGGTGCGCCTGCCCGGAGGCGGCGAGACGCTGGTGGAGTTGCAGGCGCGTGCATGGCCCGCGATCCAGCGCATCGGCCAGGTGCATGCTGGCGAGCAGGTGGCGGTCGTGACCCACAGCTTCCTCATGCAGGTGGTGATCAGCGCGGTCCTGGGCCTTCCCCTGGACCATTTCCGGCGTGTGCGCGTGAGCGAGGGAGGAGTCAGCACCGTGGAGTTCTCTTCAGACAGCAGGCCGCGGCTGGTGGCCATGAACGACTGCTGTCACCTGTCGGTCGGCGCGAGGAGCGGCTATGTCTTCTAGAACCCGTTCCAAAATTCGGCTTCATGGTTCGACAAAGCCTGCCCTGAGCGAAGCCGAAGGGCTCACCATGAACGGAAAAACCACCGCTCACCCTGAGCTTGTCGAAGGGTGAGCAGGCATTTTGAAATGACTTCTAGGACTACGTCCAGCGGCCTCCCGCGCGTGGTCAGGGCCTTTGCGGAGACCCACGGACTTGCGGGCCGTGCCCTCGCGGAGCGGGGCCGTGCCGGGCCGCTGGTGGTGGGCGTTTCCGGCGGGCCGGACTCGGTCTGTTTGCTACACATCCTGGCCTCGCTGCAACGGAAGCTGGGGCTGAGCCTCCACGTGGCCCACCTGGACCACGGCCTGCGCGGCGCGGAGGCGGAGGCCGACGCCGCGTACGTCGCCCGCCTGACCGCCGACATGGGCGTGCCCGCTACAGTGGAGAAACGCGACGTCAGTGCCTACCGGCGGGGGCGCAAAGGACTATCGCTGGAGATGGCCGCGCGCGAGGTGCGCTACGCCTTCTTCGCGGACGTCATGCGCGCGCAGGGCGCCTCCACGCTTGCCCTGGCGCATACCGCCGCTGACCAGGCGGAGACCGTCCTGCTCCACGTCCTGCGCGGGTCGGGGCTTGGCGGAGTGCGCGGGCTGCGGCCCGTTGGCCCGTGGCCGCTGAGGGCGGGCGACGCATCCTGGAAGGTCGTGAGGCCCCTTCTGGACGTATCGCACGCCCAGACAGAGTCCTACTGCCGCGCTCACGCCCTGGAGCCGCGCACCGACGCCTCTAATCGTGACCTTTCCTTCTTGCGGAACCGCGTCCGGTGGGACCTCCTTCCCGTACTGCGCCGGTACAATCCGCGCATCGAGAGCGCACTGGCCCGGCTGGCCCGCGCCGCCGGCGACGACCTGGACTACATTGACG from Dehalococcoidia bacterium includes:
- the tilS gene encoding tRNA lysidine(34) synthetase TilS — translated: MTSRTTSSGLPRVVRAFAETHGLAGRALAERGRAGPLVVGVSGGPDSVCLLHILASLQRKLGLSLHVAHLDHGLRGAEAEADAAYVARLTADMGVPATVEKRDVSAYRRGRKGLSLEMAAREVRYAFFADVMRAQGASTLALAHTAADQAETVLLHVLRGSGLGGVRGLRPVGPWPLRAGDASWKVVRPLLDVSHAQTESYCRAHALEPRTDASNRDLSFLRNRVRWDLLPVLRRYNPRIESALARLARAAGDDLDYIDARAAEAWPAVVRPDPRGLVVDAQGFAGLPAALQRHICIRALEEALDGPQGVTAAHVEAMLGALRKSVGRSLRLPDGLVLSVEHGGLVLGRQPESRSPFPPLAGEHPLRVPGATRLPGWRITAREMAREEVRSLPTGYQAALDRAAAGDSLVVRARRPGDRFQPLGMTEPKKLQDCMVDAKVPRLWRSRIPLVCSERGVLWVVGWRIGERVKVTEATRRVLLLEFEPVGA
- a CDS encoding histidine phosphatase family protein produces the protein MLLYLVRHGQTDWNRLHRIQGHSDTPLNETGRAQAQALARTFAEKPLSAVYSSPLRRARDTAEAIARVHRSPDESGRHGLSVRTLDELKELQVGALDGVTLTEMRERYGDFLARWRRDASVRLPGGGETLVELQARAWPAIQRIGQVHAGEQVAVVTHSFLMQVVISAVLGLPLDHFRRVRVSEGGVSTVEFSSDSRPRLVAMNDCCHLSVGARSGYVF